A single genomic interval of Parvularcula marina harbors:
- the galE gene encoding UDP-glucose 4-epimerase GalE — MGREKILITGGAGYIGSHVAWAAADAGHEIIVLDDLSTGCRDNVPPTAEFIKGNVGDSAQLGKILSDPSITAVMHFAGKVVVPESIADPITYYRENTSATLALLAGMVEAGTKTLLFSSTAAVYQPQDGMLRLPEDAPKAPLSPYGQSKLMSEAMIADICNAHGLGAMVLRYFNVAGADPDGRTGQSGPSSTHLLRVATQTALGLRERLTVFGDDYPTPDGTCQRDFIHVTDLATAHMLALDHAKRVGGRSVMNCGYGRGTSVREMIRAVEGVTGEPLPIEIGERRPGDAPVMVADPRRIFDTLDWQPSHDNLDEMARTAISWEKRQIGAK, encoded by the coding sequence ATCATCGTGCTTGATGATCTCTCGACCGGCTGCCGGGATAATGTCCCGCCGACGGCCGAGTTCATCAAAGGCAATGTCGGGGATTCGGCGCAGCTCGGGAAAATCCTCTCAGATCCATCGATCACCGCCGTCATGCATTTTGCCGGCAAGGTTGTGGTCCCTGAATCGATTGCCGATCCGATCACCTATTACCGCGAGAACACCTCCGCGACGCTGGCGCTTCTCGCCGGAATGGTGGAGGCGGGAACAAAGACGCTGCTCTTCTCTTCGACGGCGGCAGTTTATCAGCCCCAGGACGGTATGCTGCGCCTGCCCGAAGATGCGCCCAAGGCGCCGCTTTCGCCTTACGGCCAGTCAAAGCTGATGAGTGAGGCGATGATCGCCGATATCTGCAATGCGCATGGTCTTGGGGCCATGGTGCTGCGCTATTTCAATGTCGCGGGCGCGGACCCTGATGGTCGGACGGGCCAGTCGGGCCCCTCCAGCACTCATCTGTTGCGGGTTGCGACCCAGACCGCGCTAGGGCTGCGTGAGCGGCTGACGGTTTTCGGCGATGATTATCCGACCCCGGACGGTACATGCCAGCGGGACTTTATCCATGTCACCGACCTTGCGACCGCGCATATGCTGGCGCTTGATCACGCCAAGCGAGTCGGCGGCCGGTCGGTGATGAATTGCGGCTATGGCCGCGGCACCTCCGTGCGCGAAATGATCCGCGCGGTGGAGGGGGTGACGGGCGAGCCTCTGCCGATCGAGATCGGCGAGCGCCGCCCCGGCGATGCGCCCGTCATGGTCGCCGATCCACGCCGTATTTTCGACACGCTTGACTGGCAGCCCAGCCATGACAACCTCGACGAAATGGCGAGGACAGCGATTTCATGGGAAAAACGGCAGATCGGCGCAAAGTGA
- a CDS encoding superoxide dismutase, giving the protein MALSLPDLPYAKDALAPHVSAETLDFHHGKHHQKYVDVANEMIEGTDLANASLEEIVRAAHKSGNQGLFNNAAQIWNHNVYWLSMSPNGGGEPKAGSKVAAAIKDSFGSYGEFADAFKKAGATQFGSGWAWLVHKGGKLEVRKTPNAECPLTDDGATTLLTMDVWEHAYYLDYQNKRPDYMEHWLSHLANWDYAEQQLASV; this is encoded by the coding sequence ATGGCTTTAAGCCTTCCTGACCTGCCTTACGCCAAGGACGCTTTGGCACCCCATGTCTCGGCAGAGACCCTCGATTTCCACCACGGCAAGCACCACCAGAAATATGTCGATGTCGCCAATGAAATGATCGAAGGCACGGACCTTGCCAATGCCTCGCTCGAAGAGATCGTCCGTGCCGCGCATAAATCCGGCAATCAGGGCCTCTTCAACAATGCGGCCCAGATCTGGAACCACAATGTCTACTGGCTGTCGATGAGCCCGAATGGCGGCGGTGAGCCAAAAGCCGGTTCCAAGGTCGCCGCAGCGATCAAGGACAGCTTTGGCTCTTATGGCGAATTCGCAGACGCCTTCAAAAAGGCTGGCGCGACCCAGTTCGGCTCGGGTTGGGCGTGGCTCGTGCACAAGGGCGGCAAGCTCGAGGTCCGCAAGACACCGAATGCGGAATGTCCGCTGACCGATGATGGCGCAACGACGCTCCTTACGATGGATGTATGGGAGCATGCCTACTATCTCGATTACCAGAATAAGCGCCCAGACTATATGGAGCACTGGCTTAGTCACCTGGCGAATTGGGATTATGCAGAACAGCAACTCGCCAGTGTCTAA
- a CDS encoding right-handed parallel beta-helix repeat-containing protein, giving the protein MGKTADRRKVRRAFGAFTLLSCLFFTSSAAMALEIIEVTPGEGLAAAIRSSAAGDELHLAEGRYTARDIRIPHDLTIIGEGEVILSSPQPVAKGLLVSLTGVDLTVRGLRFEGAVSPDKNGAGIRFEGSDLVIEDCVFLENEDGILATGDHDGSIRIRRSSFIRNGHGDGFSHGVYQSNGAVFEVTQSRFSGTKVGHHLKILAGDITVTGNSFDDGEGRTSYVLDVPAAGKTVFSGNSILRRRSADQNTLVNFSTRRGDHGGSMEISGNSIVSEKTNLRILRNPEKLPATINGNAVSKVRRIGENEGEEGSFHLQPAPEYDMSFRLRRTDREGGFVTFGEAFEKGAVPAGAGLMLETGGDALPLQMDVKATHDDGSVRHAVLTLGVPAGRGAVEGQYRAGKAEAAAPLGWDASLFDGLTLRLDGQLGGKVTTATLDINDTLTGGEAWLTGPLAVEKTAAAPLGPLLIVRLDGRQYQDGTARLRLTFENHKTFSPLPRDLAYKVTLARGDETLSVTDVPLHYRHSGWTMLAPLGAEPAGEVIPSLTRLTRSGAVPPYTDDVTPQVREDEIGPPPYLPGTHGALTPYMPSTGGRLDIGPMTHWAAAWAIAGESEAREEMLRTADIGLTIPWHFEEDKTGLPIRLDQRPRFWAEERGAGKGRDQFPEGLMEEDRPGGWVPDTAHKPELAYPAYLATGEALYARALSHEAAFGINAIWPKKREPGPLVVNALQIRTGAWSLRSIANAAWLLPDDDPLKEYFIALRDENLAYLNQRYVTGGTMDAAGETEGWFDNYARGGPGSYAAWQSDFLAIIIAHEAIRETPNAREVLDWLAGYITGRVLNIDDVTIYAGARMMMLDDDGRYVSSWAEAERLTRRDYPDQTPYMADAKGYYSILRAALATIYTATGNPDAARALEKLRRVDRAEELFLERNKGGRIWASQFNFD; this is encoded by the coding sequence ATGGGAAAAACGGCAGATCGGCGCAAAGTGAGGCGGGCTTTCGGGGCCTTCACCCTCCTATCTTGCCTCTTTTTCACGTCCTCCGCAGCGATGGCGCTCGAGATCATCGAAGTCACGCCGGGCGAGGGGCTAGCCGCTGCTATCCGATCCTCTGCGGCGGGCGATGAGCTGCACCTTGCTGAGGGGCGCTATACCGCCCGTGACATCCGCATCCCGCATGATTTGACCATCATTGGTGAAGGCGAGGTGATCCTCTCTTCGCCCCAGCCGGTCGCCAAGGGGCTGCTCGTGTCGCTCACCGGCGTTGACCTCACTGTCCGGGGGCTGAGGTTCGAAGGCGCAGTCTCGCCCGACAAGAATGGCGCGGGCATCCGCTTTGAGGGCAGCGATCTGGTGATCGAGGATTGCGTCTTTCTTGAAAATGAAGACGGCATCCTTGCGACGGGCGATCATGACGGATCGATCCGTATCCGGCGCTCTTCCTTTATCCGCAATGGCCATGGTGATGGTTTCTCGCACGGTGTCTATCAGTCGAACGGTGCCGTCTTTGAAGTGACCCAGAGCCGCTTCTCCGGCACGAAGGTCGGCCATCACCTCAAGATCCTTGCCGGTGACATCACCGTGACGGGGAACAGCTTTGATGATGGCGAGGGGCGGACATCCTATGTCCTCGATGTGCCTGCGGCGGGCAAGACGGTCTTTAGCGGCAATTCCATCCTGCGGCGGCGCTCGGCGGACCAGAACACGCTGGTCAATTTCTCCACCCGGCGCGGCGATCATGGCGGCTCGATGGAGATCTCTGGAAATTCAATCGTCAGTGAGAAGACCAATCTGCGTATCCTGCGCAACCCTGAGAAACTGCCCGCCACGATCAATGGCAATGCCGTCTCGAAAGTTCGCCGGATCGGTGAGAATGAGGGCGAGGAGGGCAGCTTCCACCTCCAGCCTGCGCCTGAATATGACATGTCCTTCCGCCTGCGCCGCACCGACCGCGAGGGCGGGTTCGTCACTTTCGGCGAGGCCTTCGAGAAGGGCGCGGTTCCGGCGGGCGCAGGGCTGATGCTTGAGACAGGGGGCGACGCGCTGCCCCTCCAGATGGATGTGAAAGCGACCCATGATGACGGCAGTGTCCGCCACGCGGTCCTGACGCTTGGCGTGCCCGCGGGACGCGGCGCGGTAGAAGGGCAGTACAGAGCCGGCAAGGCCGAGGCGGCAGCGCCGCTCGGCTGGGATGCGAGCCTGTTTGACGGGCTCACCCTGCGGCTTGATGGCCAGCTTGGCGGCAAAGTCACGACGGCAACGCTCGACATCAATGACACGCTTACCGGCGGGGAAGCATGGCTTACGGGTCCGCTGGCGGTTGAGAAGACTGCCGCAGCGCCACTCGGCCCGCTCCTCATCGTGCGGCTTGATGGCCGTCAGTATCAGGACGGCACGGCGCGCCTCCGGCTCACTTTCGAGAACCACAAGACCTTCAGCCCCCTGCCGCGCGATCTTGCCTATAAGGTGACCCTCGCGCGCGGGGATGAGACCCTCAGCGTCACGGATGTGCCGCTGCATTACCGGCATTCGGGCTGGACCATGCTGGCGCCCCTCGGCGCAGAGCCAGCGGGAGAAGTGATCCCGTCGCTGACGCGGCTCACCCGTTCAGGCGCGGTGCCGCCTTATACGGATGATGTGACCCCGCAGGTGCGGGAGGACGAGATCGGCCCACCGCCTTATCTGCCCGGCACGCATGGCGCCCTGACGCCTTACATGCCCTCGACCGGCGGGCGGCTCGATATCGGCCCGATGACCCATTGGGCGGCGGCTTGGGCAATCGCGGGGGAGAGTGAAGCGCGGGAAGAAATGCTCCGTACCGCCGATATCGGCCTGACGATCCCGTGGCATTTCGAAGAGGACAAGACCGGCCTGCCGATCCGCCTCGATCAGCGTCCCCGTTTCTGGGCGGAGGAACGCGGCGCGGGCAAGGGCCGGGACCAGTTCCCCGAAGGGCTGATGGAAGAAGACCGCCCCGGCGGCTGGGTGCCGGACACCGCGCACAAGCCGGAGCTGGCCTATCCCGCCTACCTTGCGACCGGCGAGGCGCTCTATGCGCGCGCGCTCAGCCATGAGGCGGCATTCGGCATCAACGCGATCTGGCCAAAAAAACGCGAGCCTGGCCCGCTGGTCGTCAATGCGCTTCAGATCCGCACCGGCGCATGGAGCCTGCGCTCAATTGCCAATGCGGCATGGCTCCTGCCCGATGATGATCCGCTGAAGGAATATTTCATTGCCCTTCGCGATGAGAACCTTGCCTATCTGAACCAGCGCTATGTCACCGGCGGGACTATGGATGCGGCGGGCGAGACCGAAGGCTGGTTTGACAATTATGCGCGCGGCGGCCCTGGTTCCTATGCGGCATGGCAGAGCGATTTTCTCGCCATCATCATCGCCCATGAGGCAATCCGGGAGACACCAAACGCGCGTGAGGTGCTCGACTGGCTGGCGGGCTACATTACAGGCCGAGTGCTGAATATCGACGATGTGACGATTTATGCCGGCGCCCGCATGATGATGCTGGATGATGACGGGCGCTATGTCTCAAGCTGGGCGGAGGCCGAGCGCCTGACGCGGCGCGACTATCCTGACCAGACGCCCTATATGGCGGATGCCAAGGGCTATTACTCAATCCTGCGCGCAGCGCTGGCGACGATTTACACTGCGACCGGCAACCCGGATGCGGCCCGCGCGCTGGAGAAACTCCGCCGCGTCGACCGGGCAGAGGAGCTCTTCCTTGAGCGGAACAAGGGCGGACGCATCTGGGCGTCCCAGTTCAATTTCGACTAA